Proteins from one Vibrio pomeroyi genomic window:
- the dcuC gene encoding anaerobic C4-dicarboxylate transporter DcuC, which translates to MLELLIGLVITIAVGYFIVKGYKAAGVLLTAGLALLLITGLIGHTVLPAKVASTGNMVTDSLEFVKYMLQYRGGGLGMQIMLLCGFASYMTHIGANNVVVKQFSKPLSVIKSPYALLVAAYIVACLMSLAVSSATGLGVLLMATLFPMMTAMGISRPAAVAVCASPAAIILSPTSGDVVIAAEKSGLDLDVFAVQTVLPVSICAIIVMAAAAFFWNKYLDKKENTPMEKVDVSEIETTAPAFYAALPFLPIIGVFLFNGRTIPGLKLDIYTIVVGSIFVGAIIDYVVKKFDGEKTLEDLDSCYQGMAEAFKGVVMLLVAAGVFAQGLMSIGAIDNLIGLAEAAGAGGIALMLILTGLTVAAAIATGSGNAPFYAFVELAPSLAAKMGLNPAFLIIPMLQASNLGRTISPVSGVVVATSGMGKISPFEVVKRTSVPVICGLITVIFGTLVLVPMTA; encoded by the coding sequence ATGTTAGAGCTCTTGATCGGATTAGTGATTACCATCGCTGTTGGTTACTTTATTGTAAAAGGCTATAAAGCAGCGGGCGTATTATTAACTGCTGGCCTTGCCCTACTTCTTATTACTGGCCTTATTGGTCACACAGTTTTACCAGCTAAGGTAGCTTCAACAGGTAACATGGTTACCGACTCACTAGAATTCGTTAAGTACATGCTTCAGTACCGTGGCGGCGGCCTAGGCATGCAAATCATGCTTCTTTGTGGTTTCGCTTCTTACATGACTCACATCGGCGCAAACAACGTGGTAGTTAAACAGTTCTCTAAGCCGCTGTCTGTTATCAAATCTCCATACGCACTGCTTGTTGCTGCGTACATCGTAGCGTGTCTAATGTCTCTTGCAGTAAGTTCTGCGACGGGTCTTGGCGTACTATTGATGGCAACGCTATTCCCAATGATGACGGCAATGGGTATCTCTCGCCCTGCTGCAGTTGCGGTATGTGCTTCACCAGCTGCAATCATTCTTTCTCCTACATCAGGTGATGTTGTTATTGCTGCAGAAAAATCAGGCTTAGACCTAGATGTGTTTGCGGTTCAAACGGTACTGCCAGTGTCTATCTGTGCAATCATCGTAATGGCTGCAGCTGCTTTCTTCTGGAACAAATACCTAGATAAGAAAGAAAACACACCAATGGAAAAAGTAGACGTTTCTGAAATTGAAACAACAGCGCCAGCTTTCTACGCTGCTCTACCATTCCTACCAATCATCGGTGTTTTCCTATTCAACGGTCGTACGATCCCAGGCCTTAAGCTTGATATCTACACTATCGTTGTTGGCTCTATCTTCGTTGGCGCGATCATCGATTACGTTGTGAAGAAGTTCGACGGTGAGAAAACGCTAGAAGACCTAGACTCTTGTTACCAAGGCATGGCAGAAGCATTCAAAGGCGTAGTAATGCTGTTGGTTGCGGCGGGTGTATTTGCTCAAGGCCTGATGTCTATTGGCGCAATTGATAACCTAATCGGTCTTGCTGAAGCGGCGGGGGCTGGCGGTATCGCACTGATGCTTATCCTGACAGGTCTTACGGTTGCTGCAGCTATCGCGACAGGTTCTGGTAACGCACCTTTCTATGCTTTCGTAGAACTTGCACCATCGTTAGCAGCGAAAATGGGACTAAACCCTGCGTTCCTAATCATTCCAATGCTTCAAGCATCAAACCTAGGTCGTACTATCTCTCCAGTATCTGGCGTAGTGGTAGCAACATCAGGTATGGGTAAAATCAGTCCATTCGAAGTTGTTAAGCGTACATCAGTACCAGTAATCTGTGGTCTTATCACGGTTATCTTCGGTACGCTTGTATTGGTTCCAATGACGGCTTAA
- a CDS encoding response regulator, with protein sequence MTICKVMLVDDHPLMRRGISQLLSFEDEFEVIAEASNGTEAVALAHEEEPDLILLDLNMKGMSGLDTLKALRTDGSSANIVILTVSDSPADIEAIVKAGADGYLLKDTEPDELIELLKQAHSGDKAYSSVVARYLNDAGSRNDIFDQLTEREMQILQEVAKGYRNKQIADHLFISESTVKVHMKSLLKKLQVPSRTAATVLYLERYGEMK encoded by the coding sequence TTGACGATTTGTAAAGTAATGCTGGTTGATGATCATCCATTGATGCGCAGAGGTATAAGCCAATTACTGAGCTTTGAAGACGAATTCGAAGTGATTGCAGAAGCAAGTAACGGCACTGAAGCGGTTGCTCTCGCTCATGAAGAAGAACCTGATTTGATCCTTTTGGATCTCAATATGAAAGGCATGTCTGGGTTAGATACCTTGAAAGCACTTCGTACTGACGGTTCAAGCGCAAACATTGTAATCCTGACTGTTTCTGATAGCCCTGCAGACATTGAAGCGATTGTAAAAGCGGGCGCTGATGGCTACCTGCTGAAAGACACTGAGCCTGATGAACTGATCGAACTGCTTAAGCAAGCACACAGTGGCGACAAAGCTTACAGCAGTGTGGTTGCTCGTTACCTAAACGATGCTGGTAGCCGCAACGACATCTTCGACCAACTGACTGAACGTGAAATGCAGATCCTTCAAGAAGTCGCAAAAGGTTACCGTAACAAGCAGATCGCTGACCACCTGTTCATTTCTGAATCGACAGTTAAGGTACATATGAAAAGCCTATTGAAAAAGCTACAAGTGCCTTCACGTACCGCAGCAACCGTTCTTTACCTAGAGCGTTACGGAGAAATGAAGTAG
- the narQ gene encoding nitrate/nitrite two-component system sensor histidine kinase NarQ, giving the protein MLIKPVSSVTSTIAKSLLSILLLSVATTGFAIFTLASSLNDAEAVNVAGSMRMQSYRLAHDIQIESVDYESHIREFESSLYSPSMTNLVSWNVPTDITEDYYLIIGRWHELKQVLNSEERDHYLVLVENFVAEIDGFVYKLQEFSEDKLIKLAWAGGIGLGGILVISLFVVHFVRKQVVKPLHALVGASQRIKNSDFEVELKVTSSNEMGILTKTFNSMAKDLGVLYRNLEDVVDAKTVELQNANQSLQALYNSSQELTVTRIAPENFRAILQHLVSLEGIESLRLEIVDNSGRSLIMDEGYDSNLDYEKFEMKLDDNELILGYLYCSYHHGHSTKALIESFIQLLSRAIYYNRAQKKAEQLIIMEERATIARELHDSLAQSLSYLKIQVTLLKRVIGKLPEQQHREQSEQIASEIGNGLADAYTQLRELLTTFRLTIKEGNFGDALSTMLEELSERTDAKINLTNNLSSIELDAHSQVHLLQLIREATINAIKHANADLIDVCCIDEDGEVLVVIKDNGDGFDSSSSKTNHYGMSIMQERAARLNGDLTIEAAQGEGCTVILKYKSLKEVKVDDL; this is encoded by the coding sequence TTGCTTATAAAACCGGTTTCATCTGTAACGAGTACGATAGCTAAGTCACTGCTATCTATACTGCTGTTGTCGGTTGCTACGACTGGCTTTGCTATCTTTACATTGGCCTCAAGTCTGAATGATGCAGAAGCGGTGAACGTGGCCGGTTCAATGCGAATGCAAAGCTACCGTTTAGCCCATGATATTCAAATAGAATCTGTCGATTATGAATCTCATATTCGTGAATTCGAAAGTTCTCTTTACTCGCCATCCATGACCAATTTAGTCAGTTGGAATGTTCCGACAGACATCACAGAAGATTACTATTTAATTATCGGCCGTTGGCATGAGCTGAAACAGGTCTTGAATAGCGAAGAGCGCGATCACTATCTCGTGTTGGTTGAAAACTTCGTGGCTGAAATCGATGGCTTCGTTTATAAGCTGCAAGAGTTCTCCGAAGACAAGTTAATAAAGTTAGCGTGGGCTGGTGGTATCGGCCTTGGTGGAATTCTGGTCATATCTCTTTTTGTTGTTCACTTTGTACGTAAACAGGTTGTTAAACCGTTGCATGCCTTAGTTGGAGCTAGCCAGCGAATCAAGAACAGTGATTTTGAGGTAGAACTCAAAGTGACCAGTAGCAATGAAATGGGTATTTTGACGAAAACCTTCAACTCAATGGCGAAAGATCTCGGCGTGCTTTATCGCAATCTTGAAGATGTGGTGGATGCTAAGACGGTAGAGCTACAAAATGCGAACCAGTCGCTGCAGGCACTTTATAATTCGTCACAAGAGCTCACTGTGACACGTATCGCGCCTGAAAATTTCCGAGCTATCTTGCAACACCTCGTGAGCTTGGAAGGAATAGAATCACTGAGACTTGAGATCGTAGATAACTCAGGCCGTTCATTGATTATGGATGAAGGCTACGATTCGAATTTAGATTACGAAAAGTTCGAGATGAAGTTGGATGATAACGAACTTATTCTTGGCTACTTGTACTGTTCGTATCACCATGGGCATTCTACCAAGGCGCTGATCGAGAGCTTTATTCAACTGTTATCTCGAGCTATTTATTATAATCGCGCCCAAAAGAAAGCCGAACAGCTCATTATTATGGAAGAACGTGCGACGATCGCACGTGAGTTACACGATTCATTGGCTCAATCACTGTCATACTTGAAAATCCAAGTTACATTATTAAAGCGTGTGATTGGTAAACTGCCAGAGCAGCAACACAGAGAGCAGTCAGAGCAAATAGCGTCGGAAATCGGTAATGGTTTGGCTGACGCCTATACTCAATTAAGAGAGCTACTCACCACATTCAGGTTGACCATTAAAGAGGGCAACTTTGGAGATGCCTTGAGCACCATGCTTGAGGAACTCAGTGAAAGAACTGATGCGAAGATTAACCTCACCAATAATCTTTCATCGATTGAACTTGATGCACACAGTCAGGTTCACTTGCTTCAATTGATTCGTGAAGCAACAATAAACGCAATAAAACACGCCAATGCCGACTTGATAGATGTATGCTGTATCGATGAGGACGGTGAAGTGTTAGTCGTGATTAAAGATAATGGAGACGGCTTTGACTCAAGTAGTTCTAAAACGAACCACTATGGGATGAGCATTATGCAGGAGCGTGCGGCAAGACTGAATGGCGACTTAACGATTGAAGCGGCTCAAGGTGAAGGCTGTACAGTCATATTGAAATATAAAAGTTTGAAGGAAGTTAAAGTTGACGATTTGTAA
- the napF gene encoding ferredoxin-type protein NapF, producing MVDLSKRRLFSRRKVDSSQVRLPWIKNLESFADDCTRCGKCIESCETEIIIVGDGGFPTVDFSIDECTFCYQCADVCPEPIFTPKQGEPWQAKARISDKCLAQQNVECRSCGDMCEPMAIQFQLRAGSVALPKIELNECNGCGACVAVCPTSAILVSNA from the coding sequence GTGGTAGATCTATCAAAACGCCGTCTATTTTCTAGACGAAAAGTTGATTCAAGCCAGGTTCGTTTGCCTTGGATTAAAAACCTAGAAAGCTTTGCAGATGACTGCACTCGCTGCGGTAAATGCATCGAGAGTTGTGAGACTGAGATAATCATTGTAGGCGATGGTGGGTTTCCTACTGTCGATTTCTCAATTGATGAATGTACGTTCTGCTATCAATGTGCAGATGTTTGTCCTGAACCCATTTTTACGCCAAAGCAAGGAGAGCCTTGGCAAGCAAAAGCACGTATTTCTGATAAGTGTTTAGCGCAACAAAACGTTGAATGCCGAAGCTGTGGTGACATGTGTGAACCTATGGCCATTCAATTTCAACTTAGAGCAGGCAGTGTTGCTCTACCAAAAATCGAGTTAAATGAGTGTAACGGTTGTGGAGCCTGCGTAGCAGTTTGCCCTACTTCAGCTATTCTTGTGAGTAATGCATAA
- a CDS encoding chaperone NapD, whose amino-acid sequence MALNEVHISSLVVHVSPEHLNEIKAEIEQFDNAEIYGDSPEGKIIVVLETENQGFVTDTIEAINNIKNVLGTALVYHQIETGLEETDLETGSNNSQLEGEV is encoded by the coding sequence ATGGCACTAAATGAAGTGCATATATCAAGTTTAGTCGTGCATGTGAGCCCAGAGCATCTCAATGAGATCAAAGCAGAGATCGAGCAATTCGATAACGCTGAGATCTACGGAGATAGCCCTGAAGGCAAAATCATCGTGGTCCTAGAAACCGAAAACCAAGGTTTTGTAACGGACACCATCGAAGCAATAAACAACATTAAGAACGTTTTAGGGACAGCTTTGGTTTATCACCAAATCGAAACTGGACTAGAAGAAACGGATTTAGAAACTGGAAGCAACAATTCTCAACTTGAGGGTGAAGTATGA
- the napA gene encoding periplasmic nitrate reductase subunit alpha, with product MKMTRRAFVKANAAASAAAVAGVTLPATATNLIASSDQTKITWDKAPCRFCGTGCSVLVGTQNGKVVATQGDPEAPVNKGLNCIKGYFLSKIMYGKDRLEQPLLRMKDGEFHKDGDFAPVSWDKAFDVMAEKWKASLKKNGPTGVGMFGSGQWTVMEGYAAVKMMKAGFRSNNIDPNARHCMASAVGAFMRTFGIDEPMGCYDDFEHADAFVLWGSNMAEMHPVLWTRITDRRLSHPHVQVNVLSTYYHRSFELADTGYIFNPQSDLAIANFIANYIIQNDAVNWDFVNKHTNFKQATTDIGYGLRDDDPLQKAAANPNSGAMTAISFEDYKASVAEYTVEKASEMSGVSQDDLIKLAKQYADPNIKVMSLWTMGMNQHTRGVWMNSLVYNIHLLTGKISTPGNSPFSLTGQPSACGTAREVGTFSHRLPADMVVANPKHRKIAEDIWKLPEGTIPAKPGKHAVAQDRALKDGTINAYWVMCNNNMQAGPNINTERLPGYRNPDNFIVCSDPYPTATAQAADLILPTAMWIEKEGAYGNAERRTQAWYQQVKTVGEAKSDLWQIMEFSKRFTIEEVWGEELVAKMPEYRGKTMYDVLYKNGNVDAFPLSEAQELNDDAQAQGFYVQKGLFEEYAAFGRDHGHDLAPYDTYHKVRGLRWPVVDGKETLWRFKEGSDPYAKKGSGWDFYGKPDGKALIINAPYEAPPEVPNDEYDMWLCTGRVLEHWHTGTMTRRVPELYKAVPDALCYIHPADAKARGLRRGDEVLIENKRGEVRVRVETRGRNRPPQGLVFVPFFDARILINKLILDATDPLSKQTDYKKCPVKITKVS from the coding sequence ATGAAAATGACAAGACGTGCGTTTGTGAAAGCAAACGCAGCTGCATCAGCGGCAGCCGTTGCAGGTGTAACACTACCAGCAACAGCAACCAACCTGATTGCTAGCTCTGATCAAACAAAAATCACGTGGGATAAAGCGCCTTGTCGTTTTTGTGGTACGGGCTGTTCGGTACTAGTAGGTACTCAAAATGGCAAAGTGGTTGCGACTCAAGGCGACCCAGAAGCACCGGTAAACAAAGGCCTTAACTGTATCAAAGGCTACTTCCTTTCAAAAATCATGTACGGCAAAGACCGTCTAGAACAGCCTCTTCTTCGTATGAAAGATGGCGAGTTCCATAAAGATGGTGATTTTGCACCAGTATCTTGGGACAAAGCGTTCGACGTGATGGCTGAGAAGTGGAAAGCATCTCTTAAGAAGAACGGCCCAACAGGTGTTGGTATGTTCGGTTCTGGTCAATGGACAGTAATGGAAGGCTACGCAGCCGTTAAGATGATGAAAGCGGGTTTCCGTTCAAACAACATCGATCCAAACGCTCGTCACTGTATGGCTTCTGCGGTAGGTGCATTCATGCGTACCTTCGGTATCGATGAGCCAATGGGTTGTTACGATGACTTTGAACACGCAGACGCATTTGTACTGTGGGGTTCAAACATGGCAGAAATGCACCCAGTTCTATGGACTCGTATTACAGACCGTCGTCTAAGCCACCCACACGTTCAAGTAAACGTACTGTCTACTTACTACCACCGTTCTTTTGAGCTTGCAGACACTGGTTACATCTTCAACCCTCAGTCTGACCTTGCGATTGCAAACTTCATCGCAAACTACATCATCCAAAACGATGCAGTTAACTGGGACTTCGTGAACAAACACACGAACTTCAAGCAAGCAACAACAGACATCGGTTACGGTCTTCGTGACGACGATCCTCTACAGAAAGCAGCAGCAAACCCTAACTCAGGCGCAATGACTGCTATCTCTTTTGAAGATTACAAAGCATCTGTTGCTGAGTACACAGTTGAGAAAGCGTCTGAAATGTCAGGCGTATCTCAAGATGACCTTATCAAGCTGGCTAAGCAATACGCCGATCCAAACATCAAAGTAATGTCTCTATGGACAATGGGTATGAACCAACATACTCGTGGTGTGTGGATGAACAGCCTTGTGTACAACATCCACCTTCTAACAGGTAAGATTTCTACTCCAGGTAACAGCCCATTCTCACTAACTGGCCAACCATCTGCGTGTGGTACAGCTCGTGAAGTAGGTACGTTCTCTCACCGCCTACCTGCAGATATGGTGGTTGCTAACCCTAAACACCGTAAGATTGCAGAAGACATCTGGAAACTTCCAGAAGGCACTATCCCAGCAAAACCTGGTAAACACGCTGTTGCTCAAGACCGTGCATTAAAAGACGGTACGATCAACGCTTACTGGGTAATGTGTAACAACAACATGCAAGCTGGTCCAAACATCAACACTGAGCGTCTGCCTGGTTACCGTAACCCAGATAACTTCATTGTTTGTTCAGACCCGTACCCAACAGCAACAGCTCAAGCAGCTGACCTTATCCTTCCTACAGCAATGTGGATTGAGAAAGAAGGTGCTTACGGTAACGCTGAGCGTCGTACACAAGCATGGTACCAACAAGTGAAAACGGTAGGTGAAGCTAAGTCTGACCTATGGCAAATCATGGAGTTCTCTAAGCGCTTCACTATTGAAGAAGTTTGGGGTGAAGAACTGGTTGCGAAAATGCCTGAGTACCGTGGCAAAACCATGTACGACGTGCTTTACAAAAACGGTAATGTTGATGCTTTCCCTCTGTCTGAAGCTCAAGAGCTTAACGACGATGCACAAGCACAAGGTTTCTACGTTCAAAAAGGTCTATTCGAAGAATACGCAGCCTTTGGTCGCGACCACGGTCACGATCTAGCACCATACGATACTTACCACAAAGTACGCGGTCTACGTTGGCCAGTAGTTGACGGTAAAGAAACACTATGGCGCTTTAAAGAAGGTTCAGATCCATACGCTAAGAAAGGTTCTGGTTGGGACTTCTACGGCAAGCCAGATGGTAAAGCACTGATCATCAATGCTCCATACGAAGCGCCACCTGAAGTACCAAATGATGAATACGATATGTGGCTATGTACAGGTCGTGTTCTTGAGCACTGGCACACAGGTACTATGACTCGTCGTGTACCAGAACTTTACAAAGCAGTACCGGATGCACTTTGCTACATCCACCCTGCTGACGCTAAAGCTCGTGGTCTTCGCCGTGGTGATGAAGTTCTTATCGAAAACAAACGTGGTGAAGTTCGTGTGCGTGTTGAAACTCGCGGCCGTAACCGTCCACCACAAGGCTTGGTATTCGTACCATTCTTTGATGCAAGAATTCTGATCAACAAGTTGATCTTGGATGCAACGGATCCTCTGTCTAAACAGACGGATTACAAGAAGTGTCCAGTTAAGATCACTAAGGTTTCTTAA
- a CDS encoding nitrate reductase cytochrome c-type subunit gives MKKLITALLSAGLLLAGAVQAEAELDNPGGIGGVESLRGASELEATRAADDFKKFPRDQVLESDYVYQPPLVPHTIRSYEVSLNANKCLSCHSWKNAKEMGATKVSVTHYMNREDAVLADVSPRRYFCLQCHVPQANAKPLVENEFKPVDSLR, from the coding sequence ATGAAAAAACTGATTACTGCCCTACTATCAGCTGGTCTTTTGCTAGCTGGTGCAGTTCAAGCTGAAGCTGAACTGGATAACCCAGGCGGCATTGGTGGCGTAGAATCTCTACGTGGTGCAAGTGAACTAGAAGCAACTCGCGCAGCAGATGACTTCAAAAAGTTCCCTCGTGACCAAGTACTTGAGAGTGACTACGTATACCAACCACCTCTAGTGCCTCATACTATCCGTAGCTATGAAGTTTCTCTTAACGCTAACAAGTGTCTTTCTTGCCACAGCTGGAAAAACGCAAAAGAAATGGGTGCGACTAAAGTGAGTGTAACTCACTACATGAACCGTGAAGATGCGGTACTTGCAGACGTATCACCTCGTCGTTACTTCTGTCTACAGTGTCACGTACCTCAAGCTAATGCTAAGCCACTAGTTGAGAACGAGTTCAAACCTGTAGATTCACTGCGTTAA
- a CDS encoding NapC/NirT family cytochrome c: protein MIKLLKAFWKRLATPSKAAVGVVLFLGFSGGLLFWGAFNTGMEATNTEEFCSGCHAPIVEEIQETIHYSNRSGVRAICSDCHVPHEWTDKIVRKVQASKELYAHFISKTIDTPEKFKERRHHLAEREWARLKKNDSLECRNCHQFDYMDFSEQSPRSAKQHSTALASGEKTCVDCHKGIAHKLPDMHGVEGWQ, encoded by the coding sequence ATGATAAAATTACTTAAAGCGTTTTGGAAAAGACTCGCGACACCAAGTAAAGCAGCCGTAGGCGTTGTTTTGTTCTTGGGTTTTTCGGGTGGTCTTTTGTTCTGGGGTGCATTTAACACGGGTATGGAAGCAACCAACACAGAAGAATTCTGTTCTGGCTGTCACGCACCTATTGTTGAAGAGATCCAAGAGACGATTCACTACTCTAACCGTTCTGGCGTTCGTGCAATCTGTTCAGACTGTCACGTACCGCATGAGTGGACTGATAAAATCGTTCGTAAAGTTCAAGCATCAAAAGAGCTATATGCGCACTTTATTTCTAAGACGATTGATACGCCTGAGAAATTCAAAGAGCGTCGTCATCACTTAGCAGAGCGTGAATGGGCTCGATTGAAAAAGAACGATTCACTTGAGTGTCGTAACTGTCACCAGTTCGATTACATGGACTTCTCAGAGCAGAGCCCTCGTAGTGCGAAACAACACTCGACAGCGCTAGCTTCTGGTGAGAAAACGTGTGTAGACTGTCACAAAGGTATTGCACACAAACTACCAGACATGCACGGCGTTGAAGGCTGGCAATAA
- a CDS encoding TIGR02808 family protein, whose product MSTLESVIWHILGYSAMPVIILGGFAGVAAVSLWILSMGKDKEID is encoded by the coding sequence ATGAGTACTTTAGAAAGCGTAATTTGGCACATCCTAGGTTACAGCGCTATGCCAGTTATCATTCTGGGCGGCTTCGCAGGTGTTGCAGCCGTATCTCTTTGGATTTTATCTATGGGTAAAGACAAAGAAATCGATTAA
- the phaC gene encoding class I poly(R)-hydroxyalkanoic acid synthase — translation MFQHFFSDYLVKLQQTNQQWWDNFEQNKEAAQSPLNQAMQELNFDDASKIFEQAANQPAVLLQLQSQWWEQQLKIWQNAALMGNTESVIAEDRSDKRFIDEAWKNDPFYSFIKQSYLLFSKSYIDTINSIEGIDEKTKERVAFFSRQAINALSPSNFIATNPELMKLTLERNGENLLDGLEQLQADVEASADILKIRMTNNNAFRLGVDVANTEGDVVFQNDLFELIQYYPKTPQVNATPLLIVPPFINKYYILDLREKNSMVRWLLEQGHSVFMMSWRNPGEAQKDQEFGDYVTEGVVKAVAAIEDITGKEQINAAGYCIGGTVLASTVAYYAAKRMKKRIKTATFFTTLLDFSQPGEVGAYINETIINAIEKQNDAKGYMDGRSLSVTFSLLRENSLYWNYYIDNYLKGSSPMEFDLLYWNSDSTNVAAKCHNFLLRELYLENKLVQDKGVKVGGVWIDLNKIKIPSYFISAKEDHIALWQGTYRGALNTGGNKTFVLGESGHIAGIVNHPDKKKYGFWLNDNLDDSADEWLSNASHNEGSWWTHWDQWLQGFETDEKIEPFNQGSELNPVIGKAPGNYVKQVLPIVDQEAVDKEPADTEAPKNEA, via the coding sequence ATGTTTCAACACTTCTTTTCGGACTACCTTGTTAAACTTCAACAAACAAACCAGCAATGGTGGGATAACTTTGAACAAAACAAGGAAGCCGCGCAATCTCCCCTCAATCAAGCGATGCAAGAACTGAATTTTGATGACGCATCAAAAATCTTCGAGCAAGCCGCTAACCAACCCGCTGTTCTTCTTCAGTTACAATCCCAATGGTGGGAACAGCAACTCAAGATCTGGCAAAATGCCGCGTTGATGGGCAACACCGAGAGTGTGATAGCCGAAGATCGTAGCGACAAGCGCTTTATTGACGAGGCGTGGAAAAACGACCCGTTCTACAGCTTTATTAAGCAATCTTATTTGTTATTCAGCAAAAGCTACATCGATACCATCAACTCTATCGAAGGCATCGACGAGAAAACCAAAGAGCGTGTTGCGTTCTTTTCACGTCAGGCCATCAATGCTCTCTCTCCAAGCAACTTCATTGCGACTAACCCAGAGCTGATGAAACTGACGCTTGAGCGAAATGGTGAGAACCTGCTTGATGGGTTAGAGCAACTGCAAGCAGACGTTGAAGCGAGTGCTGATATCCTCAAGATCCGTATGACCAACAATAACGCCTTCCGATTAGGTGTTGATGTTGCGAACACGGAAGGTGATGTTGTTTTTCAAAACGATCTGTTCGAGCTTATTCAATACTATCCAAAGACACCTCAGGTGAATGCGACGCCTTTGTTGATCGTTCCGCCGTTCATCAATAAGTATTACATTCTTGACCTTCGTGAGAAGAACTCGATGGTGCGTTGGTTGCTTGAGCAAGGACACAGCGTGTTCATGATGTCTTGGCGTAATCCGGGCGAGGCACAGAAAGACCAAGAATTCGGTGACTATGTCACGGAAGGCGTAGTGAAAGCGGTCGCGGCGATTGAAGACATTACCGGTAAAGAGCAGATCAATGCTGCGGGTTATTGTATCGGTGGCACGGTATTGGCTTCTACGGTTGCTTACTATGCGGCGAAGCGCATGAAGAAGCGCATCAAAACCGCGACGTTCTTTACCACCTTGTTGGATTTCTCGCAGCCGGGTGAAGTTGGCGCGTATATCAACGAAACGATCATTAATGCGATCGAGAAACAGAACGACGCCAAAGGCTATATGGATGGTCGCTCACTGAGCGTGACGTTCAGTTTGCTTCGCGAAAACAGTTTGTACTGGAACTACTACATTGATAACTACCTAAAAGGCAGCAGCCCAATGGAGTTTGACTTGTTGTACTGGAACAGTGACAGCACAAACGTGGCTGCCAAATGCCATAACTTCTTGTTGCGTGAGCTTTACCTTGAGAACAAACTCGTTCAAGACAAAGGCGTGAAAGTAGGTGGTGTTTGGATTGATTTAAATAAAATCAAAATACCAAGCTACTTCATCTCAGCCAAAGAAGACCATATTGCCTTGTGGCAGGGGACTTATCGCGGTGCATTGAATACGGGTGGCAACAAAACCTTTGTATTGGGTGAATCCGGTCATATTGCAGGCATTGTTAATCATCCAGACAAGAAGAAGTATGGGTTTTGGTTGAATGACAACCTTGATGATTCTGCTGATGAGTGGCTATCAAATGCGAGCCATAACGAAGGTTCATGGTGGACACACTGGGATCAGTGGTTACAGGGCTTTGAAACTGACGAGAAAATAGAACCTTTCAATCAAGGTTCTGAGCTTAACCCTGTGATTGGCAAGGCACCAGGTAACTATGTAAAACAGGTGCTGCCGATTGTTGATCAAGAAGCGGTCGATAAAGAGCCTGCTGACACAGAAGCTCCGAAAAACGAAGCCTAG
- a CDS encoding phasin family protein encodes MYTDIFKTITDQTEKQFEPYFKFNKLVAKNVQTMTELQMNAMQTYTDMGLAQMKAVSEIKDVNSLTAFNSQQLAALTQLSQQMMSDSSKLQAVAKEFKEDVETLTTENLKTVTPA; translated from the coding sequence ATGTACACGGATATTTTCAAAACAATTACTGACCAAACTGAAAAGCAATTTGAACCGTACTTCAAGTTCAACAAGTTGGTTGCAAAGAACGTCCAAACAATGACGGAACTGCAAATGAATGCGATGCAGACTTACACGGACATGGGTCTTGCACAAATGAAAGCAGTAAGTGAAATCAAAGATGTAAACAGCCTAACTGCATTCAACAGCCAGCAGCTAGCAGCGCTAACTCAACTGTCTCAACAGATGATGAGTGATAGCTCTAAGCTTCAAGCAGTGGCTAAAGAATTCAAAGAAGATGTTGAAACACTAACAACTGAAAACTTGAAAACAGTTACACCTGCATAA